GGAAGGTGATTTGGGGCCTTCCGCTGACCTCGACAGCTTGGCGTCCTTCTACACGACGGTATTGGAGGGATTGTCGATCCAGGCTCGGGATGGGGCGTCCGAACAGAAGCTCAATATGGTCATCAATGTCGCAATGCTTGCCTGGCCCGCAGACTGACGCCGAGCGGCCCAGCATGCGAGAGCGAAATGCTCTTCGCTTCTGGCGGAGGTGCGTCGCCTGGGGACAGTCTGCCCTACAGCCCTGGCAGGCGTTCTTGCGGCCCGCCATCGTCTTGACGAAACCCGAAGCAGACGGATGGAAAGGAACACACGCTATGGCGACTATCGAGGTATTGTTCTTTGACGTTTTGGGAACGGTCGTCGATTGGCGGGGCAGTATTGCGGACGAGGTCCAAGCATTTCTGAAGCGTCATGACCTGCGGAACATCGATGCCCATAGCTTCGCGGATGCGTGGGTCGGAAATTATGATGCCGCAATCGAACCGATCCGCTCCGGCAAACGGGCCTTCACCTCTCTCGACATCATAAATATGGAGAACCTGAAGGCCTGTCTGACGCAGTTCGATCTAACGCCGACGCAGTTTGCATGCAGTGAACTGGAAGCACTGAACCTTGCATGGCACAAGCTGCGGCCCTGGCCGGATTCGGTTGAGGGCATCGCCCAGCTAAAGCAACATTTCATCGTTGCCCCTTTATCCGACGGAAACACCAAGCTGTTGGTCGATATGGCCAAACACGCGCGCTTGCCGTGGGATATGGTTTTCGGCGCAGACGTTTCCCAATCCTATAAGCCTACGCCTCGAGCCTATCTCCATGCCTGTGAACTGTTGGATGTGCCTCCGCAACGCGTCATGCTGGTCGCCGCGCATGGCTACGATCTGGATGCTGCGCGTTCATGTGGACTTAAGACGGCTATGTCCTTCGCGAGCACGCATCTGATCCATTAATGGCGGCAAACGCGGAGCTACCTGAAAAATGGGACTGCTGCGATAGCAATCTGACCGAACTGGCAACGGTTCTAGCCAAGGCCACCTGAGGGATGGTGGGCTTCCCGGCGTCGTCGTGCGGAACGGTCCCGATAAGCTGGCGCCACCTCGCCAAAAGCGGCTTTCCAGACGGATGCTCCAACAGTCTCACGGTCGCTTGAATAGTTCCGAACGGGGCGGGAGCGGTCCTGGCTCAGCGGCGGCCCATGGCCCGTCAAGCTGCCTGTTCTTCAGGTTGCCCGCAGCGCTCTCTACCGTGCCACCAGCCTGCACTGGAAAAAATCGAGCATGAGATGCGCAATCGCCGGAGCCCCCTCTTCCAGTGCGAAATGGCCGGTCTCGAACAAGTGCAGTTCGCTTTTGACCAGATCGCTGATACGCCCGAGCGCCCGCAACCGTGAAGAATGGGTCATTCGCGCGATCGCCATCCGCACCAGACTCTCGCTCGGCGGCCGCCGGCCGCCGCCCTGCAACTGCAAGCGCTGCATCCACCCCCCGGGACCAGGCTGGTTCCTGGATCCCCGGCAGACTTATCCCCATCCACGACGCTCAGTTCGTCGCGATTTCCCTGAAATTGCCGAAGTCCCAGTGGCGGCCGGGCGCGGCCTCGATCAGTGCGCGCGTGTAATCGTGGCGCGGGCTGGCGAGCACATTCGCGGCAGTGTCGTGCTCGACAATCCTGCCGTGCTGCATGACGACGACCTCGTCGCAGATCTGCGCTGCGACACGCAGGTCATGCGTGATGAACAGAATGGCGATGCCGAGCTTTTCCTGAAGGTCGTCGAGCAGCTTAAGCACTTGCGCCTGCACCGAAACGTCGAGCGCCGAGACGGCTTCGTCCGCGACGAGGATATCCGGTCGCATGGCAATGGCGCGGGCGATCGCCACCCGCTGGCGCTGACCGCCCGAAAATTGGTGCGGGTAGCGCCCGAGCGCGTCCGCAGGCAGGCCGACCAACTCCATGAGTTCGCGCGCTTGGGCGAGCGCTTGCCTGCGTGACTGCCCGAAGTTCCGCGGCCCCTCGATGAGGCTGTCGCCGATTGTCCAGCGCGGATTGAGCGAGCGGAAGGGGTCCTGGAAGACGATCTGGATTTGCTTGCGGTACAGTTGCAGCGCGACGCGGCCGAGCCTTGCGATGTCTGCATTGCCCACCTTGATGCGACCTTCGGTTGGGTCAATCAGCCGCATGATACACCGCGCGACGGTGGACTTGCCCGAACCGCTTTCGCCGACGATGCCGAGCGTCCGCCCCGGCCGGATCGCAAAACGCACATCCTGCACCGCGCGCGTCTCGCGACCTTTTCGGAACAGGCCGCGCGTGTCGTAGATCTTCGCCAGCCCCTCGACATCCAGCACCGGTCCGGCATCAGTCGGGGGCCGCGCGTCGCGCGGAATGAGGCTGGGCACCGATTTGAGAAGATTGCGCGTGTAATCCTGCTGCGGAGAGCGCAGGAGTGTCTCGATGGGCGCGCGTTCCACGAGCTCGCCGTGGCGCATGACATAGACGGTGTCGGCAATCTCGGCGACGACGCCCATGTCGTGCGTGATGAAGAGCACGGCCGTCCCGTGCCGTTCCTGAAGCTCAGCGATCAGCTTGAGAACCTGGTTCTGGGTCGTCACGTCGAGCGCCGTGGTCGGCTCGTCGGCGATCAACAGCTTCGGCTCAAGGATAAGCGCCATAGCGATCATGATGCGCTGGCGCTGGCCGCCCGAAAGCTGGTGCGGGTAGGAGCCGTAGATGCGCTCGACATCAGGCAGATGGACCTGCTGCATGATATCGACGACACGCTTCCGCTTTTCGTGCGCGGGAAGTCGGGCGTGGCTGTCCAGCACCTCCTCGATCTGATCGCCCACCTTCATGACCGGGTTGAGCGCGGTCATCGGCTCCTGGAAGATCATCGAGATTCGACTGGCGCGCAATTTACGCATCGCCGATGCGTCGAGCTCTATGAGGTTGCGGCCGTCGAACTCGATGCGTCCGCCCGAGACTTCGAGCGCGCCCTTGGGCAGAAGTCCCATTATGGCGAGCGAGGTGACCGACTTGCCCGAGCCGCTTTCGCCCACAAGACACACGGTTTCGCCCTGGCGGATGATCACGTCGATTCCGTCAAGGATCGTGACGGGGTCGCCGTCGCCGGCCGTACGCACGACGAGATCGTCGATTTTTAGTGCGGCCGGCGCGTTGTCGAACTTGCGGTTTCGGAACTGCATCGCTCAGGTCTCCCGCTTCTTCAGGCGCGGATCGAGCAGATCACGCGCGGTGTCACCCAGAAGATTGATCGACAGGATGCACAGCGACAGGAGCAGGCCGGGCCAGAAGATCAGCTCCGGCTTGATTTGAAAGAACATGCGCCCCTCGGCCATGATGTTGCCCCACGTGGGAATCTCGGTGGAGACGCCCGCGCCAAGGAAGGATAGGATCGCCTCGGTCAGGATTGCCGATGCACAGATGTAGGTCCCCTGCACAATGAGTGGGGCGAGTGTGTTCGGCATAAGGTGGTTCCACAGAATCTTCGGCATGGACGACCCGAGCGCGATTGCTGCCTCCACGTACGGCTCCTCGCGCGCCGACAGGACGACCGAGCGAACGAGGCGCACCACGCGCGGGATTTCGGGAATGGT
This sequence is a window from Mesorhizobium shangrilense. Protein-coding genes within it:
- a CDS encoding haloacid dehalogenase type II, translating into MATIEVLFFDVLGTVVDWRGSIADEVQAFLKRHDLRNIDAHSFADAWVGNYDAAIEPIRSGKRAFTSLDIINMENLKACLTQFDLTPTQFACSELEALNLAWHKLRPWPDSVEGIAQLKQHFIVAPLSDGNTKLLVDMAKHARLPWDMVFGADVSQSYKPTPRAYLHACELLDVPPQRVMLVAAHGYDLDAARSCGLKTAMSFASTHLIH
- a CDS encoding ABC transporter ATP-binding protein — its product is MQFRNRKFDNAPAALKIDDLVVRTAGDGDPVTILDGIDVIIRQGETVCLVGESGSGKSVTSLAIMGLLPKGALEVSGGRIEFDGRNLIELDASAMRKLRASRISMIFQEPMTALNPVMKVGDQIEEVLDSHARLPAHEKRKRVVDIMQQVHLPDVERIYGSYPHQLSGGQRQRIMIAMALILEPKLLIADEPTTALDVTTQNQVLKLIAELQERHGTAVLFITHDMGVVAEIADTVYVMRHGELVERAPIETLLRSPQQDYTRNLLKSVPSLIPRDARPPTDAGPVLDVEGLAKIYDTRGLFRKGRETRAVQDVRFAIRPGRTLGIVGESGSGKSTVARCIMRLIDPTEGRIKVGNADIARLGRVALQLYRKQIQIVFQDPFRSLNPRWTIGDSLIEGPRNFGQSRRQALAQARELMELVGLPADALGRYPHQFSGGQRQRVAIARAIAMRPDILVADEAVSALDVSVQAQVLKLLDDLQEKLGIAILFITHDLRVAAQICDEVVVMQHGRIVEHDTAANVLASPRHDYTRALIEAAPGRHWDFGNFREIATN